From Campylobacter sp. MIT 12-8780, the proteins below share one genomic window:
- a CDS encoding RNA polymerase factor sigma-54, translated as MLKQKQSQSQKTKLSNTLRSWLPILQANIEDLKESLDEFAKENPFISVKENPTLNDKGSKRTYYESLHKNSVSDTLEALSIAKKSVYELLNEQIQPPLFPTAKSQEIALKIVECLNNEGYFEYDTEILKDYSKDEVERVRQRFKYLEPTGVGAVDFKEALQFALDGLQLDDELYEFCIFLIKDFENIKDYAKDKLYKEALKVLKNISTPPFLEYFEDSQQIVPDIFIYRENGEIKVKINDEYYPEISLETDGMTHEFLSSYIKDAKNLVDALAMRKATLYKVGLMIIEHQYDFFIGKEIKPMKLKDLADDLERNASTISRAIANKYLGCERGLVPLKYFFTTALDEDGETSNTTIKEYIQELIKNENQQKPLSDEKILQLAQNEFSGIQIGRRAITKYRKQLGIASSSDRKKIYELS; from the coding sequence ATGCTAAAACAAAAACAAAGCCAAAGTCAAAAAACTAAACTTTCAAATACACTTCGATCGTGGCTTCCTATCTTGCAAGCTAATATCGAGGATTTAAAAGAAAGCTTAGATGAATTTGCAAAAGAAAATCCTTTCATCAGCGTTAAAGAAAATCCTACTTTAAATGATAAAGGTTCTAAAAGAACTTATTATGAAAGCTTGCATAAAAACTCAGTTAGCGATACGCTTGAGGCTTTAAGTATAGCTAAAAAAAGTGTTTATGAGCTTTTAAACGAACAAATTCAGCCCCCACTTTTTCCTACTGCAAAAAGCCAAGAAATCGCCCTAAAAATAGTAGAATGCCTTAACAACGAAGGTTATTTTGAGTATGATACAGAAATTTTAAAAGATTATAGTAAAGATGAGGTTGAGCGAGTAAGGCAGAGGTTTAAGTATCTTGAGCCGACTGGGGTTGGGGCTGTGGATTTTAAAGAGGCTTTGCAATTTGCACTTGATGGTTTACAACTTGATGATGAGTTGTATGAATTTTGCATTTTTTTGATAAAGGATTTTGAAAATATCAAAGATTATGCCAAAGATAAACTTTATAAAGAAGCCTTAAAAGTGCTTAAAAATATCTCTACTCCGCCTTTTTTAGAGTATTTTGAGGACAGCCAGCAAATTGTGCCAGATATCTTTATCTACCGCGAAAATGGCGAGATAAAAGTCAAGATCAATGATGAGTATTATCCTGAAATTTCGCTTGAAACTGATGGAATGACGCATGAGTTTTTAAGCTCATACATCAAAGACGCAAAAAATTTAGTTGATGCTTTGGCTATGAGAAAAGCCACGCTTTATAAGGTGGGCTTGATGATTATCGAGCATCAGTATGATTTTTTTATCGGTAAAGAGATCAAACCGATGAAGTTAAAAGACTTAGCTGATGATTTAGAGCGTAATGCCTCAACCATATCAAGAGCTATAGCTAACAAATACTTAGGCTGCGAGCGAGGACTTGTGCCTTTAAAATACTTCTTCACAACAGCCCTTGATGAAGATGGCGAAACCTCAAATACAACGATAAAAGAGTATATTCAAGAGCTTATTAAAAATGAAAATCAACAAAAACCACTCAGCGATGAAAAGATACTCCAGCTTGCTCAAAATGAGTTTTCAGGCATACAAATAGGACGCAGAGCAATTACTAAATACCGCAAACAGCTTGGCATAGCTAGCTCAAGCGATAGAAAGAAAATTTATGAGTTAAGCTAA
- the lptB gene encoding LPS export ABC transporter ATP-binding protein, whose product MSKLSVENLEKIIKKTKIIHGISLEVNSGEVIGLLGPNGAGKTTTFYMICGLIKPSAGKVLLDGKDITQEPLNKRAKEGIGYLPQESSIFKDLSVEDNLLLAAQIIYKDKQILQEKVEKMLDLLSIEPIRLRKGLSLSGGERRRCEIARSLMIEPKFLLLDEPFAGVDPIAVAEIQKLINELKALGIGVLITDHNVRETLAICDRAYVIRSGSLLASGSANEISHNKDVRKYYLGAEFKLLE is encoded by the coding sequence ATGAGTAAGTTAAGCGTTGAAAATTTAGAAAAAATCATCAAAAAAACAAAGATTATCCATGGCATTTCTTTAGAAGTTAATAGTGGCGAAGTTATAGGACTTTTAGGACCAAATGGAGCAGGTAAGACAACGACTTTTTATATGATTTGTGGGCTTATTAAGCCAAGTGCTGGTAAGGTATTGCTTGATGGCAAGGATATCACTCAAGAGCCTTTAAACAAACGCGCAAAAGAAGGCATTGGCTATTTACCCCAAGAAAGTAGTATTTTTAAGGATTTAAGCGTAGAGGATAATTTACTTTTAGCCGCGCAAATCATTTATAAAGATAAACAAATTTTGCAAGAAAAAGTTGAAAAAATGCTTGATTTACTCAGCATTGAGCCTATCCGCTTAAGAAAAGGTTTAAGTTTAAGCGGTGGGGAAAGAAGACGTTGTGAGATCGCAAGATCACTGATGATAGAGCCTAAATTTTTGCTTCTTGATGAGCCTTTTGCTGGGGTTGATCCTATCGCTGTAGCTGAAATTCAAAAGCTCATTAATGAACTTAAAGCTTTAGGAATAGGGGTTTTAATCACAGATCATAATGTGCGTGAAACTTTAGCCATTTGCGATAGAGCTTATGTGATACGTTCAGGCAGTCTTTTAGCAAGTGGAAGTGCAAATGAAATTTCACACAATAAAGATGTAAGAAAATACTACTTAGGAGCGGAGTTTAAACTCCTTGAATAA
- the tsaE gene encoding tRNA (adenosine(37)-N6)-threonylcarbamoyltransferase complex ATPase subunit type 1 TsaE, translating into MKELVLAEDELEMICALFPAQGVVLLRGDLASGKTTLVQHFLKFKGYEESVNSPTFSFMQHYQLKNREIFHYDLYQIGFEGILQNGLFENFFEEGLHLVEWGDDSLEKALKKQGLKVLNIKISSIDEKRKYVIYE; encoded by the coding sequence ATGAAAGAACTTGTCCTTGCTGAAGATGAACTTGAAATGATTTGCGCGCTTTTTCCAGCTCAGGGCGTGGTGCTTTTAAGGGGAGATTTAGCAAGCGGAAAAACAACTTTAGTGCAGCATTTTTTAAAATTTAAAGGCTATGAAGAAAGCGTCAATTCGCCAACTTTTTCTTTTATGCAACACTATCAGTTAAAAAATAGAGAAATTTTTCATTATGATCTTTATCAGATAGGCTTTGAGGGCATTTTGCAAAATGGACTTTTTGAGAATTTTTTTGAAGAGGGCTTGCATTTGGTAGAATGGGGCGATGATAGCCTTGAAAAAGCCTTAAAAAAGCAGGGTTTAAAGGTGCTTAATATCAAAATTTCAAGTATAGATGAAAAAAGAAAGTATGTGATTTATGAGTAA
- a CDS encoding RNA-binding S4 domain-containing protein translates to MRIDKFLNVVNITKRRAIAEDMCKSGIVSINGIVVKPSKDVKVADIISLKFNDRIDTYKVLALPVLKNIPKTMQSEFVQKL, encoded by the coding sequence ATGAGAATAGATAAATTTTTAAATGTAGTCAATATCACTAAAAGAAGGGCTATCGCTGAGGATATGTGTAAAAGCGGTATAGTCAGTATCAATGGAATTGTCGTAAAGCCTAGTAAAGATGTCAAGGTTGCAGATATAATCAGTTTGAAATTTAACGATAGGATCGATACTTACAAGGTTTTAGCCTTGCCTGTGCTTAAAAATATCCCAAAAACTATGCAAAGTGAGTTTGTGCAAAAACTATGA